In a single window of the Labeo rohita strain BAU-BD-2019 chromosome 23, IGBB_LRoh.1.0, whole genome shotgun sequence genome:
- the esyt1a gene encoding extended synaptotagmin-1, producing MEKEPMSSDDAGPSAGAAPEAAESALPQESAGKHAVSVLLSFGKCVGALLPVYLAGYFGFSISLVLLGLLVYMGWKHSRDGKLARVQSAMYFLENEQDVTTTRVFRSKRDLPAWVNFPDVEKVEWINKILQQAWPFIGQYLEKLLVETIAPSIRAASAHLQTLSFTKVDLGDRALKVVGVKAYTEYDKRQVILDLYISYAGDVEINVEVKKYFCKAGVKGIQLHGNLRVILEPLIGDVPLVGAITMFFIRRPKLDINWTGLTNLLDIPGLNAMSDTMIMDAIASFLVLPNRLTVPLVANLHVAQLRSPLPRGIVRIHLLEAENLAAKDNYMKGVISGKSDPYAVLRVGTQTFTSHHVDNNLNPQWREMYEVIVHEVPGQELELEVFDKDPDQDDFLGRMKLDLGIVKKAVLLDEWYTLKDVPSGQVHLKLEWLSLLPSAERLSEVLERNKNITIYGKTADAPSAAVLTVYLDRAQDLPFKKGNKDPSPMVQISVQDTTKESKTVYGTNNPVWEDAFTFFIQDPRKQDIDIQVKDDDRALTLGSLSIPLSRLLSSAELSMDQWFQLEKSGPASRIYITVMLRVLWLNEEAILTTPVTPLPGDGGVESEVSSGVSKVTPTSKRPDHTSPDSNFASEGVLRIHLVEAQSLIAKDNLMGGMVKGKSDPYVKIRVGGLAFRSQVIKENLNPVWNELYEVILTQLPGQEVEFDLYDKDIDQDDFLGRVKVSLRDLISAQFTDEWYTLNDVKSGRIHLVLEWLPKVSDSTRLEQILHYNIRQSYLNKTVPSAALLFVYVERAHGLPLKKSGKEPKAGAEVSLKNVSYRTKVVNRSTSPQWDEAFHFLINNPTEDTLIVKLSHSWGQALGSLVLPVRELLGEKDLVLDRWFSLDGAMPESQILLRAELKLLDSKLAQCADAEGSSHVIPSGDAAVEASSELRHRSVPVQGGEDASSTGKAQVKLSVAYSSEENRLVISINACRNLPSYSKDPPDTYISFILLPDKNRNTKRKTSIKKKSFKPEFNERFDFDMSLEEAKQKHLEVSVKNSVSFMSREKELLGKLQLDLNQLDLKAGVSQWYDLSHETN from the exons ATGGAGAAAGAGCCGATGTCATCTGATGATGCAGGGCCGAGCGCGGGTGCCGCTCCGGAGGCTGCGGAATCGGCCCTGCCTCAAGAGTCCGCTGGAAAACACGCCGTGTCAGTTCTCTTGTCCTTTGGAAAATGCGTCGGTGCCTTACTGCCGGTCTACCTGGCTGGCTATTTCGGATTCAGTATCAGTTTAGTTTTGCTCGGTCTCTTGGTGTACATGGGATGGAAGCACAGTCGCGATGGAAAACTAGCGCGAGTGCAAAGCGCGATGTATTTTTTGGAGAATGAACAGGATGTCACCACGACACGGGTGTTCAGAAGTAAACGGGATTTACCGGCATGG GTGAACTTTCCTGACGTGGAAAAGGTTGAATGGATAAACAAG ATATTGCAGCAGGCCTGGCCGTTTATTGGACAATATCTGGAGAAGCTGCTGGTGGAGACTATTGCCCCTTCGATCAGAGCCGCCAGCGCTCATCTGCAAACTCTCAGCTTCACCAAAGTTGACTTGGGCGACAGG gctTTGAAGGTAGTTGGGGTGAAGGCCTACACTGAGTATGATAAGCGTCAGGTGATACTGGATCTTTATATCAG TTATGCTGGAGATGTGGAGATTAACGTTGAGGTGAAGAAGTACTTCTGTAAAGCTGGAGTGAAAGGCATTCAG CTTCATGGAAATTTGAGGGTGATCTTGGAACCTCTAATTGGAGATGTTCCTCTTGTTGGAGCCATCACCATGTTCTTCATTCGCAGACCT AAACTCGACATCAACTGGACCGGCTTGACCAATTTGTTAGACATACCTGGTTTGAA TGCCATGTCGGACACTATGATAATGGATGCAATCGCCTCTTTCCTGGTTCTCCCAAATCGTCTCACTGTGCCTTTGGTGGCCAATCTGCACGTTGCACAGCTGCGTTCCCCTCTCCCACGG GGTATAGTGCGCATCCACTTGCTGGAGGCAGAAAACCTTGCTGCCAAGGATAACTACATGAAAGGCGTGATATCTGGGAAGTCTGACCCGTATGCAGTGTTACGCGTGGGAACGCAGACCTTCACTTCCCACCACGTGGACAACAACCTTAATCCTCAATGGAGGGAGATGTACGAG GTGATTGTTCATGAAGTGCCTGGTCAGGAGCTGGAGCTGGAGGTGTTTGATAAAGATCCTGACCAGGATGACTTTCTTGGAAG AATGAAGCTGGATTTAGGTATTGTGAAGAAAGCAGTTCTTTTGGATGAG TGGTACACTTTAAAGGATGTGCCATCAGGTCAGGTTCATCTCAAACTAGAATGGCTCTCTCTGCTGCCCTCTGCAGAACGCCTTAGTGAA GTGCTGGAgaggaataaaaacattacCATATATGGTAAGACAGCAGATGCTCCTTCTGCTGCCGTTTTGACTGTTTATCTGGACCGGGCACAAGATTTACCT TTTAAGAAAGGCAATAAGGACCCCAGCCCCATGGTGCAGATTTCTGTGCAGGATACCACCAAAGAAAGCAAG ACGGTGTATGGGACTAATAATCCAGTATGGGAGGAtgcctttacattttttattcaggacCCACGCAAACAAGATATCGACATCCAG GTGAAGGATGATGACAGGGCTTTGACACTGGGCAGTTTGTCTATACCCTTGTCCCGTCTGCTCTCCAGTGCTGAGCTCAGCATGGATCAATGGTTTCAGCTAGAAAAGTCTGGACCGGCCAGCCGTATCTACATCACAGTTATGCTGAGG GTGTTGTGGCTGAATGAAGAAGCCATCCTTACCACACCTGTGACCCCATTACCTGGAGATGGAGGTGTTGAATCAGAAGTGTCTTCAGGGGTATCAAAAGTGACTCCCACTTCAAAACGTCCCGACCACACTAGCCCAGACAGCAATTTTGCCTCTGAG GGTGTTCTGCGGATCCATCTGGTAGAAGCCCAGAGTCTCATCGCTAAGGACAATTTAATGGGCGGCATGGTGAAGGGAAAGAGTGACCCGTATGTGAAGATCCGTGTGGGAGGACTGGCCTTTAGGAGTCAGGTCATCAAAGAGAACCTCAATCCTGTCTGGAATGAACTGTACGAG GTGATCTTGACCCAGCTCCCAGGTCAGGAGGTGGAGTTTGACCtttatgataaagacattgaTCAGGATGACTTCCTCGGCAG GGTGAAAGTCAGTCTCCGAGACCTCATCAGCGCTCAGTTTACTGATGAG TGGTATACTCTGAATGATGTGAAGTCTGGACGAATTCACCTTGTGCTGGAATGGTTGCCTAAAGTTTCAGATTCCACCAGACTTGAACAG ATCCTACATTACAACATTCGTCAGTCTTACCTGAATAAAACCGTCCCTTCTGCTGCACTGCTTTTTGTGTATGTTGAGAGAGCACATGGTCTGCCT TTAAAAAAGAGCGGGAAAGAGCCGAAAGCAGGAGCAGAAGTGTCACTAAAAAATGTATCCTACCGGACCAAA GTTGTCAACCGCTCCACTTCTCCACAGTGGGATGAAGCTTTTCATTTCCTGATTAATAATCCAACAGAAGACACACTTATAGTCAAA ctCTCTCACAGCTGGGGTCAGGCTCTGGGCTCACTTGTGCTTCCTGTGAGGGAGCTGCTGGGTGAGAAGGATCTGGTGCTGGACCGCTGGTTCAGTCTGGATGGTGCCATGCCTGAAAGTCAGATTCTGCTGAGAGCTGAACTCAAG CTTCTAGACAGCAAGTTGGCTCAATGTGCCGATGCAGAGGGTTCGAGTCATGTCATCCCAAGTGGAGACGCAGCTGTTGAGGCCAGTTCTGAGCTCCGACACAGGAGTGTGCCCGTCCAAGG AGGCGAGGATGCCAGTTCAACCGGGAAGGCCCAGGTGAAGCTCTCTGTTGCCTATTCATCTGAGGAGAACCGACTGGTTATTTCCATCAATGCCTGCAG GAACTTGCCGTCCTACTCTAAGGATCCTCCAGACACTTACATCTCATTTATTCTACTTCCGGACAAGAACCGGAACACCAAAAGAAAGACCAGTATTAAGAAGAAAAGCTTCAAACCTGagttcaatgaaag ATTTGATTTTGACATGTCACTTGAAGAAGCTAAGCAGAAACATCTTGAAGTGTCTGTCAAGAACAGTGTTTCCTTCATGAGTCGTGAAAAAGAGCTTCTTGGCAAG CTTCAGCTAGACTTGAATCAGCTGGATCTCAAGGCAGGAGTATCACAGTG GTATGACTTGTCACATGAGACCAACTGA
- the pa2g4b gene encoding proliferation-associated protein 2G4b codes for MSGDDDQQELTIADDLVVTKYKMGADIANQALKVLIEAAKPGVSVLSLCEKGDAFVTAETGKVFKKEKEIKKGIAFPTCVSVNNCVCHFSPLKSDPDYTLKDGDLVKVDLGVHVDGFISNVAHSFVVGATKDAPVTGRKADVIKAAHLCAEAALRLVKPGNQNTQVTEAWNKIAQSFKCMAIEGMLSHQLKQHVIDGEKTIIQNPTDQQRKDHEKAEFEVHEVYAVDVLISTGEGKARDSGQRTTVYKRDPSKQYGLKMKTSRVFFSEVERRFDAMPFTLRAFEDESKARLGVVECAKHELLQPFNVLHEKEGEYVAQFKFTVLLMANGPLRITTGPFDPELYKSEHEIQDPELKALLQSSASRKAQKKKKKKASKNVESATGQPVEAESEAAA; via the exons ATGTCAGGAGACGACGACCAGCAAGAGCTTACCATTGCTGATGACTTGGTGGTCACCAAGTACAAGATGGGGGCCGACATTGCAAACC AGGCTTTGAAGGTGCTCATCGAAGCAGCCAAGCCTGGTGTTTCGGTCCTCAGTCTGTGCGAGAAAGGAGACGCCTTCGTCACTGCTGAAACAGGCAAGGTCTTCAAGAAGGAGAAAGAGATAAAGAAAG GAATTGCCTTTCCCACCTGTGTATCTGTGAACAACTGCGTGTGCCACTTCTCACCGCTGAAGAGCGATCCAGACTACACACTTAAAGACGGTGACTTGGTTAAAGT tGACCTTGGAGTGCATGTGGATGGCTTCATCTCTAACGTTGCTCACAGCTTTGTGGTTGGTGCAACCAAG GATGCTCCTGTGACAGGACGGAAAGCagatgtgatcaaagctgccCACCTGTGTGCAGAAGCTGCTCTTCGGCTGGTTAAACCTGGGAATCAG aaCACTCAGGTCACAGAGGCCTGGAACAAGATTGCCCAGTCATTCAAATGCATGGCCATAGAGG GCATGCTGTCTCATCAGTTAAAGCAGCATGTCATTGATGGAGAGAAGACCATCATTCAGAACCCCACCGACCAGCAAAG GAAGGACCATGAGAAGGCAGAATTTGAAGTGCACGAGGTGTACGCTGTGGATGTGCTCATTAGCACCGGAGAGGGAAAG GCTAGAGACTCCGGGCAGAGGACCACCGTTTACAAGCGAGACCCCAGCAAGCAGTACGGCTTGAAGATGAAGACCTCCAGGGTGTTCTTTAGTGAGGTCGAGCGGCGATTTGATGCCATGCCATTTACTCTGAG GGCATTTGAGGATGAGAGTAAAGCTCGGCTAGGTGTGGTTGAGTGTGCCAAACACGAGCTGCTTCAGCCCTTCAATGTCCTGCATGAGAAGGAAG GTGAATATGTAGCGCAGTTTAAATTCACGGTGCTGCTCATGGCAAACGGTCCTCTGCGTATCACCACTGGACCTTTTGATCCAGAGCTTTACAAGTCTGAGCATGAAATACAAGATCCAGAGCTCAAG GCATTGTTGCAAAGCTCAGCCAGCCGCAAGgcacagaagaagaagaaaaagaag GCATCCAAAAATGTGGAGAGCGCCACAGGACAGCCAGTGGAGGCTGAGAGCGAAGCTGCTGCATAG